One genomic segment of Streptomyces niveus includes these proteins:
- a CDS encoding anti-sigma regulatory factor, translated as MSQIAGEPGTQDFVEVRLPAAGAYLSVLRTATAGLAARLDFTLDEIEDLRIAVDEACAILLQQAVPGSVLSCVFRLIDDSLEVTVSAPTTDGRAPERDTFAWTVLSALAGKVDATVADDRTVAISLYKQRGAGPGPA; from the coding sequence GTGTCCCAGATCGCAGGCGAGCCCGGGACCCAGGACTTCGTGGAAGTCCGGCTGCCCGCTGCGGGTGCCTACCTGTCCGTGCTCCGTACGGCTACGGCCGGCCTGGCAGCACGCTTGGACTTCACCCTCGACGAGATCGAGGACCTGCGCATCGCGGTCGACGAGGCCTGCGCGATCCTGCTCCAACAGGCCGTACCGGGCTCCGTCCTCAGCTGTGTGTTCCGGCTCATCGACGACTCCCTCGAAGTGACCGTCTCGGCGCCGACGACGGACGGTCGCGCGCCGGAGCGTGACACGTTCGCGTGGACCGTGCTCTCGGCGCTCGCGGGCAAGGTCGACGCGACGGTCGCCGACGACCGTACGGTCGCCATCAGCCTGTACAAACAGCGCGGCGCGGGACCCGGGCCGGCGTGA
- a CDS encoding UBP-type zinc finger domain-containing protein produces the protein MSECQHVADLPRPEPAPLSGTCLECEASGSHHVQLRLCLVCGYVGCCDSSPHRHASRHFRDTGHPVMRSHEPGERWRWCFADGSIV, from the coding sequence ATGAGTGAGTGCCAGCATGTTGCCGACCTCCCACGCCCCGAACCCGCGCCGCTGAGCGGGACCTGCCTGGAGTGTGAGGCTTCGGGCAGCCACCACGTACAGCTTCGGCTCTGTCTGGTCTGCGGTTACGTGGGGTGCTGCGACTCGTCACCGCACCGCCATGCCTCACGCCATTTCAGGGATACCGGACACCCCGTGATGCGTAGCCACGAGCCGGGTGAGAGGTGGCGTTGGTGCTTCGCCGACGGTTCGATCGTCTGA